Below is a genomic region from Hyphomicrobium nitrativorans NL23.
CGCGCGCGCTCCTTCACAGCTTCGCCATCGCCCAAGAGCGTGTCCTTGAGATCGCGGACACCGGCGGCGACGCCGGCGCCGAAGTTACCGCGGCGGAACTCCGGCAAGATGGCGTTTTCGATGATGATGCGGCTCATGAGATCGGTGACGACCGGCTCCAGTCCGCGGCCGACCTCGATCCTTACCCTGCGCTCGTTGGGGGCCACGATGAGGAGCACCCCGTTATCCTTCCCGGCGCGTCCGATGCCCCACTTCCGCCCGAGCTGGTAGCCGTAATCCTCGATCTCATAGCCCTGGAGCGACGGTACCGTCACCACGACGAGTTGGTCCGTCGACTTCTCTTCCAGCGCGGTGAGCGCGGTTTCGATGTTGTAGCGGTCGACTTCCGTCAGCAGCTTCGCGTTGTCGACGATGCGCCCCGTAAGCGTGGGGAACGTGGGCTGCGCGAGCGCTGGCCCGCAGGCGAGCGCACCGAGCACAATCGCTGCGAACACCGCAGCGAGCGGCACAGTCCAAAGCCTTTTGGCTCCTGCGCTCACCATTTACTCGCTCATGAGGTTGACGCGAGCGGGTATCACTCGCCCGCGCTGAAATCGACCTTCGGTGCCGTCGTCTCTTCGGCCGGGATGTCGAATGTCGCCATCGGCTGCTTGTCGGAATAGAGCGCCATCTTCCAGAGGCGGCCCGGGAACGTGGCCAGCTCCGTGTTGAAGCGGCGGACGGCCTCGATGTAGTCGCGGCGCGCGATGGCGATGCGGTTTTCGGTGCCTTCGATCTGGCTTTGCAGCGCCAGGAAGTTCTGCCCCGACTTGATGTCCGGGTAGCGCTCGACCACGACCATGAGCTGGCGCAGTGCGCTGCCCAGCGTGTTCTGCGCATCCTGGAATTGCTTCATCGCTTCCGGATTGGTCGTGATGTCGGCGGGAACCTGGACGCTGGCCGCCCGGGCGCGGGCCTCGGTGACGTCCGTCAGCACCTTACGCTCCTGCTCGGCAAAACCCTTCACGCTCTCGACGAGGTTCGGGATCAGATCCGTGCGGCGCTTGTATTGGTTCAGCACTTCCGACCATGCCGCCTTGGCGCTTTCCTCATAGGTCGGAATGTTGTTGACGCCGCAACCGGCGAGCGAAACCGCAAGAAGGGCCGCTGTGAGGAAGGCAAGAGGGCGGGACGCGCGGTGCGCGAGAGCTGCGGTCATGGCTGAAACCTCGCTGGTGGACCTGTTCCCCAAGGATCTAGCAGAACGCGAAGGCGCGGGGAATCACCCGCAATAAGTGGCCGTGACCAATTCCCTTAAAAAGCTGGCGACTCCAGGCCGTTGCGCTTAACCAACGGCGGAGCTTGAAGGCCGCGAACAGGCCCCGTGCGGTTAGACTCCGGTTCACAAAGCCGGAGTCTCCCAATGTTTGCCTCGCGTTACGCCGCCGCTGCCGCCGCAGCCCTCGTTCTGCCGTTTGCCGCCTCCGCCGCGCACGCGTGCCGGGGCGGCGATTGCACCGACGTCCGCATCCGCGAAGTGATCGAAGGGCCGCCGGTCGCCATCGTGGAGCCGGTGCCGGTCATCGTGGCACCCGGGCGCGTCGACACCGTGCGGATGCCGCCCGAGACCGTCACGGTCGTGGAAGACGTCGTCATGCAGCCTGCGGGATACATGTGGTATCGGACCGGCCCTAACGGCGAGCGGTGCTGCGCAGTGCCGGTGCCGGCCGAAACGAAGCTCGTCCGGCGCGAGGTGGTCGTGCGCCCGAGCCGCACCGTGACACTCGTCACGCCTCCCGAGCACAGGTGGCGGAACGCGGTTGTGGGCGTTGCGCCCACCTTCCGCACCGTTACCGACTATCGATCTTCCGTCCGGCGGTCCGGCAAGCGCGAGCGGACGCGGGTTCGCGTTCGCCGCACCACGACCGTCATGGCGCGTCCGCTGTGGTATGGATGGTAAGATAATCGAAGACAAACGGCGGCTAAATACGGAGCGTCTTCGTCAGACCGCCACATTCCCGACGCACATCGTTCGTTGCGGGGACCGGAACGCGGACGCCGACGCGCAGGGGGAGAGTTCGCAGCATCATGCGAAATACGATTGCCGTGATGAATACGAAGGGCGGCGTGGGTAAATCCACGATCGTGCTCGCGCTCGCCGAGACGCTCTCGGCCTATCACGGCAAGAACGTGCTCGTGATCGACAGCGATTCGCAGGCTTCCGCCTCCGCGATGCTCATGACGATCCCCAACCTGCACCGGCTGCAGCAGAACGCGCTGACACTCGTGGATTATCTCGTCGCACGCGTGCTGCAGAACGCGGAAAGCGACTGGCCGCGGTTCGTGGTCCGCAATGTGTCGGACGTGGACGACGCGCGCAGCGTGTATCTCATTCCGAGCGACATGCAGCTCACGCTGTTCGAACGTGAAGTCTCGAAGGAAAGCCTGCATGGGCGGCTGAGATCGGTGATCGGCGAGTTGCTCGCGGGGGCGCGCAACGTGTTCGACATCATTCTCATCGACTGT
It encodes:
- a CDS encoding TPM domain-containing protein — its product is MVSAGAKRLWTVPLAAVFAAIVLGALACGPALAQPTFPTLTGRIVDNAKLLTEVDRYNIETALTALEEKSTDQLVVVTVPSLQGYEIEDYGYQLGRKWGIGRAGKDNGVLLIVAPNERRVRIEVGRGLEPVVTDLMSRIIIENAILPEFRRGNFGAGVAAGVRDLKDTLLGDGEAVKERARGLGKRDGPNWIGLLLIAFWVGIVLYVAYAQWRYAQSQPQTLGRRGRNRRAADFGPGAGSGSWGGGWPSGGGGGWSGGGGGGWSGGGGGFGGGGGSGSW
- a CDS encoding LemA family protein, whose protein sequence is MTAALAHRASRPLAFLTAALLAVSLAGCGVNNIPTYEESAKAAWSEVLNQYKRRTDLIPNLVESVKGFAEQERKVLTDVTEARARAASVQVPADITTNPEAMKQFQDAQNTLGSALRQLMVVVERYPDIKSGQNFLALQSQIEGTENRIAIARRDYIEAVRRFNTELATFPGRLWKMALYSDKQPMATFDIPAEETTAPKVDFSAGE